The nucleotide window TGCCGAAACGCTGCAATATTTTGTCTGCGATAAATCAATAGCTCGTTCAACATCTTTTTCCGAAATATTTTTTCCATAAAAAACATATTCAATATGAATTTTTGTGTAAACCTGCGGATGTTCATCAGCCATTTCTGCTGAAATATTCATTTCGAATTTATCAAGCTGAACTTTCTTTTTCTGAAGTATGCTTGCAACATCACTTCCTGAACAACCACCAAGTGAAAGTAATATTAATTCCTTCGGTCGAATGCCTGCGTTGCTTCCTCCAAAATCCTCCGGTCCATCCATCGTAACCCAATGATTAGAATCGGTTTTACCAACGAAAGTAATTCCTTTTACCTGCTGAACAAATGCTTTTTTTGTTGACATATTTTCCTTTTTTTTATTTCGTAAGATGTTTGTTTTTCTTACAAGATTCAAATTATGTTTGTTATAGAATATTTGCAGAATTAGTTAAATAAAATTGTTTTTAGTTCAGAATTACTTTTTGAAATGAATAACTATTTGATTTACTTTTAATATAGAGTTAAGATTTTATTAAGTAAAATTTATTCGGAGAAACAAAATGATAATAAAACAAAACCACCCAGCTTTAATTTTACTCTATCTCATTGCTTTCTTTTATTTTTTCTCTCCTCAACTTTCAGCCCAAAACGAAAAGAAAATTATATCCACAATCGAAGCGCCAAAGCCGGTTGGACCATATTCACAAGCTGTCGAAGTTGGCGATATGCTTTTTATTTCGGGACAAATTCCACTTGATGCTTCCACCGATAAACTTGTTGAAGGTGGTATCGGTGTACAAACTTTACAAGTGTTGAAAAATATTGAAGCGATACTTTTAGCTGCAGGTTACACAAAAGAAAATATCGTGCAGTGCCAGGTTTACCTTTCTGACTTGAGTTTGTACCCGACCATGAATAATGTTTACGAAAATTTTTTTGTTGAAAACTTTCCCGCCCGTTCAGTTATCGAAGTAAAAAAATTACCCCGCGATGTTCTAATTGAAATTATGGCAACTGCTAAAAAATAATTTTACATTAATCTAAAAGGTCAACAATGCCAACACGCCGCAAATTTATTAACCAATTTGCTATTGCCGGAACAGGTGCGCTAATGCTGCTAAAATTCGATGCACTCGCAAGAGCAAATGACGCTGTTCTCAATATGCCACCTCAGATCTCCCCTTCCCTTACAGCATCAGATGAGGATTTCTGGGGACGCATTCAATCTGCTTTTGAAATTGATAGATCAATTATAAACCTAAATAATGGAGGAGTATCGCCTTCACCTGCTTCGGTTAGTAATGCTTTGAAGCAATACATTGATTATTCAAACAAAGGTCCGTCTTATTTTATGTGGCGTCACCTCGAACCAAATATTGAGTTAGTTCGTGAAAAACTTGCTAAGACTTTTAACGTTGATAAGGAGGAGGTTGCTATTACCCGGAATGCAAGTGAATCACTCGAAAATGTTCAGCTCGGAATTCCAATGAATGCCGGAGATGAAGTAATTACAACAACTCAGGATTACCCTCGAATGCTTACAACCTGGCAGCAAAGAGTGCGGCGCGAAAATATTGTAATTAAAAAAGTCTCATATAAAATTCCCACAAATAGTTTTGATGAACTTCTAACTAAAATTGAAAAAGAAATTACTCCCCGAACAAAAGTTATTCACGTAAGCCATACAATCTTTTTAACTGGACAAATTATTCCTGTTAAAGAAATCAGTGCGATTGCCCACAAGCACGGCGTTTTATTAATTTGCGATGGGGCGCATTCTTTCAATCATTTTCCATACAAGCAAAGTGATTTAGACTGTGATTTCTTCGGTACAAGTCTGCACAAATGGACTTATGCCCCAATCGGAACCGGATTTCTTTATGTCAGAAAAGAGTTGATAAAAAATATCTGGTCGCTGTTTGCTTCAGATGAAAAGCAAGAAAACGACATTAGAAAATTTGAAGAGATTGGAACTCACCCCGCAGCCAATCATAATGCCATCGCTGAAGCATTAGCTTTTAACGAAACCATCGGCATTGAAAGAAAAGCAGAACGGTTTCGTTATCTTCACAGCATCTGGATTAATCGTTTAAGAAAATACGAGAATGTAAAATTCCTTGTAAATATTGATGATCCAAATCAATATTGCGGAATTGTGAATGTACATTTTGAAGGTACTGATCCGGTGAAAGTCGTAAATCATCTTTTAGATAAACACAAAATTTTTACAGTCGCCATAGTTCATGATGAGTTTAAAGGAATTCGAGTTACTCCAAACGTTTACACACTTGTTTCTGAAATGGAAATCTTTGCTGATGCAATGGAAAAAATAGCAAGGGGTGAGGTAAAAGATTTGGAAGAATAATCTAAGTTATCAATTTCCTAAAATATCCTGGACAATCGGTTTCAATCCGCCAAAGAATAACTCGACGGCAATTACCATTACGATCAAACCCATTAAACGGGTAAATAATTTATTGCCGTTCTCCCCGATGAATGAGATAATTTTCCTCGCACTCAATAATATTAAATGGGTTAATCCTATTACTAAAAAAATCACAATGACAAAAGCAGTTTTCTGACTGATCATTCGCGCATCGTTCATATACACAATCGAAACTGTGATTGCGCCCGGACCGGTGATAATAGGAATTCCGAGTGGTGTAATTGCAAAATCCTTTGCCGCTTCGAGTGATTCTTCACCATCAGATTTTATCTTTGCTAATTTGCCGCGCAGCATATCAAAGCCGCTCATAAAAAATAAAATACCGCCGACAATTCTCAATCCATTAATCGAAATATTAAAAAGATCAAAAATGAACTTGCCGCCGAAAGCAAAAAATAGTAAAACAATTAATGCAGTAGTGGTAGCTTTCAATGCTATAATGCGCGCTTGTTTGGAATTCATTTTTTCAGTCAGCGAAGTATAAACCGGTATCACACCAATCGGGTTTATCATTGTAAACAAAGTTGTAAAAGCTAAAAGGGAAAATTCAAATATTTTATCCATATTTTTTAATCTGTGTTAATCTGCCTAATCAGTGTTACTTGCGTTATTGTCTTAATATTTCTTCTGCAGTAGTTTTGATTAGCTCCCAGGCTGCCTCCACGTGACTTCTTTCCTGCCTGATGCTGCCGATTGTTAATCTGATGACAAACTTACTGTTAAGTTTTGTATGGGATAAAAAGAACTTTCCCGAAGAATTAATTTTATCCAAAAGTTTGCTGTTAAGCTCATTCAATTCATCATCACTTAGATACGCGGGATTGAATCTAAAACACACCGTTGAGAAATGTACGGGCGCCATTCTTTCAAAGGTAGGGTTATCATCTATCCAGCGAGCGAACTCTTTTGCTAATTCAATGTGGTTTTTAATTCGTGATGCTAAACCATCCACTCCGAAATACCTAATTATGAACCACAGTTTTAACGAGCGAAATCTTCTACCAAGTTGAATTCCATAATCCATCAAATTTTCAACTTCATTATCCTGATTGGTCCTTAAATATTCTGCTGACAAACTGAAAGCACGCTTAAGCATTTCTGGTTTGCGTGTAAAATAAACACTAAGGTCTGATGGTGTAAACAACCACTTGTGCGGATTGATTACAATCGAATCGGCTTTCTCCCACCCTTTCGAAATCCATTTCATTTCGGGAATCATTGCAGAAACGCCTGCGTAAGCAGAATCAATGTGCAACCATAAATTATATTTTTCAGCAATCTCAGCTATCTCTTCGACGGGATCAACGCTTGTGGTAGATGTTGTTCCAACAGTGGCAACGACACAAAACGGTTTCCAGCCATTTGACAAATCTTCTTTAATTGCTTCTTCAAGCTTTTTAGGAATCATTCTAAATTGATCATCAACCGGAATTTTTCTGATTCCTTCTAAACCAATTCCGAGAGTTAATGCCCCCTTATCAATTGATGAATGAGCATGTTCTGAAGCATAAAGTTTTAGTCGGGGAATATCATTTCTACCTGCCATACCTTTTTCGCGAAATTGAAAACCAATCTGTTCACGAGCGGAGGCAATCGCATGCATAGAACTTGTGGAAGCAGTGTCATAAATTATTCCCCAATAATTTTCCGGCAGCCCGATCATTTGTCTGAACCAATTCATCATTGCTTTTTCAAGTTCTGTAAAGGCGGGTGAAGTTATCCAGAGCATTCCGTTAACATTTAATGAAGCACTAAGAAGCTCAGCGAGAATGCCAGGCCCGCTTGAAGTGGAATTAAAGTAAGCCATAAACCCCGGATGATTCCAATGAGTTATTCCATCCATCAGGACTTTATCAATATCACTAATAATTTTTTCGAATCCTTCTCCCAGAGGTGGAGGCGAAAACGGAATACGCTGATAAATTTCGTTTGGTTTAA belongs to Ignavibacteriales bacterium and includes:
- a CDS encoding aminotransferase class V-fold PLP-dependent enzyme, which produces MPTRRKFINQFAIAGTGALMLLKFDALARANDAVLNMPPQISPSLTASDEDFWGRIQSAFEIDRSIINLNNGGVSPSPASVSNALKQYIDYSNKGPSYFMWRHLEPNIELVREKLAKTFNVDKEEVAITRNASESLENVQLGIPMNAGDEVITTTQDYPRMLTTWQQRVRRENIVIKKVSYKIPTNSFDELLTKIEKEITPRTKVIHVSHTIFLTGQIIPVKEISAIAHKHGVLLICDGAHSFNHFPYKQSDLDCDFFGTSLHKWTYAPIGTGFLYVRKELIKNIWSLFASDEKQENDIRKFEEIGTHPAANHNAIAEALAFNETIGIERKAERFRYLHSIWINRLRKYENVKFLVNIDDPNQYCGIVNVHFEGTDPVKVVNHLLDKHKIFTVAIVHDEFKGIRVTPNVYTLVSEMEIFADAMEKIARGEVKDLEE
- a CDS encoding OsmC family protein, which produces MSTKKAFVQQVKGITFVGKTDSNHWVTMDGPEDFGGSNAGIRPKELILLSLGGCSGSDVASILQKKKVQLDKFEMNISAEMADEHPQVYTKIHIEYVFYGKNISEKDVERAIDLSQTKYCSVSAMLRKALELTHSFKIIESN
- a CDS encoding NAAT family transporter codes for the protein MDKIFEFSLLAFTTLFTMINPIGVIPVYTSLTEKMNSKQARIIALKATTTALIVLLFFAFGGKFIFDLFNISINGLRIVGGILFFMSGFDMLRGKLAKIKSDGEESLEAAKDFAITPLGIPIITGPGAITVSIVYMNDARMISQKTAFVIVIFLVIGLTHLILLSARKIISFIGENGNKLFTRLMGLIVMVIAVELFFGGLKPIVQDILGN
- a CDS encoding amino acid decarboxylase — translated: MQSNFQGDMSAEEFRKYGYQLVDWIAEYLSNIEKYPVQSRIKPNEIYQRIPFSPPPLGEGFEKIISDIDKVLMDGITHWNHPGFMAYFNSTSSGPGILAELLSASLNVNGMLWITSPAFTELEKAMMNWFRQMIGLPENYWGIIYDTASTSSMHAIASAREQIGFQFREKGMAGRNDIPRLKLYASEHAHSSIDKGALTLGIGLEGIRKIPVDDQFRMIPKKLEEAIKEDLSNGWKPFCVVATVGTTSTTSVDPVEEIAEIAEKYNLWLHIDSAYAGVSAMIPEMKWISKGWEKADSIVINPHKWLFTPSDLSVYFTRKPEMLKRAFSLSAEYLRTNQDNEVENLMDYGIQLGRRFRSLKLWFIIRYFGVDGLASRIKNHIELAKEFARWIDDNPTFERMAPVHFSTVCFRFNPAYLSDDELNELNSKLLDKINSSGKFFLSHTKLNSKFVIRLTIGSIRQERSHVEAAWELIKTTAEEILRQ